Proteins found in one Williamwhitmania sp. genomic segment:
- a CDS encoding GNAT family N-acetyltransferase yields MNHTPKIDPVEFERFLFEEIDLDDYRYRFLNNYIKKAVNGQADINVLSVINTTENGWIIILHGEMLLVYGENWDDSQIEEISQVFDLNIYTNYTITGDNLLIDKLIDYYKPQNHIIEKRRLFYWADEINNYNHQEIQIRLGEAKYLEELAAMLKDYYHYEYNGLNEKTTEEMRKRVLSLINEEKIYIALDNDETLLSFCTINDPDIGILFTKEEARNKGYGKIILSYCAELLHQKNEIVYLMTDRDRIESNTVCEAVGFKPYYDYVSAKINCG; encoded by the coding sequence ATGAACCATACTCCCAAAATTGACCCTGTAGAATTTGAACGGTTTTTATTCGAAGAAATAGACCTAGACGACTATAGGTATAGGTTCTTAAATAATTACATTAAAAAAGCTGTTAACGGACAAGCTGATATAAATGTATTGTCAGTAATAAACACTACTGAAAATGGGTGGATTATAATCCTTCATGGTGAAATGCTGCTGGTTTATGGTGAAAATTGGGATGACAGTCAAATTGAAGAGATTAGTCAGGTCTTTGATTTAAACATATACACGAACTATACAATTACTGGCGACAATCTTCTAATTGACAAATTGATAGATTATTACAAACCACAAAATCATATAATAGAAAAGCGGAGACTTTTTTACTGGGCAGACGAGATAAATAATTACAATCATCAAGAAATACAAATTCGTCTTGGCGAGGCAAAATATCTTGAGGAATTAGCAGCAATGTTAAAAGATTATTATCATTACGAGTACAACGGACTTAATGAGAAAACAACTGAAGAAATGCGAAAGCGTGTACTATCATTAATTAATGAGGAGAAAATTTACATCGCACTTGACAATGATGAAACCCTTCTTAGTTTTTGCACTATCAATGACCCTGACATTGGAATTTTGTTTACGAAAGAAGAAGCTAGAAACAAAGGATATGGAAAAATCATTTTATCATATTGTGCAGAATTGTTACATCAAAAAAATGAGATTGTATATCTTATGACAGACAGAGACCGCATCGAATCTAATACGGTTTGTGAGGCAGTAGGATTTAAACCTTATTATGACTACGTCTCAGCAAAAATAAACTGTGGCTAA